The Dehalobacter sp. DCM sequence CCCAGATGATGTTCGAATATGGCGACCCTAAAGTGATTAAAGAAAAAGTAGGTAAGAAGCATATTATCTCCGGCCTGTACCCGTTGACTTTACTGGCTAGGGGCACAAAGCAAGAGTGTATCGATAAGGCCAAGGAGATGATTGATATCCTGGCACCAGGCGGAAACTATATTTTTTCTTTCGATAAAGTTGCCTTAAATCTCAAGGATGCCAAGCCTGAAAACATCATTGCTGTCAACGAGTTTGTCAAAGAATATGCCGTCTATTAAAAATAGTGATAGGGAGGTATTCCATTATGGAATTTAAATCGGAATATTATACGTCGTGGTCGGATTATCTTGAAAAGAACACCATTGATTGTGAGAATGAAGATGTTATTGCAGCGAATACGCAGTCTTATGAGGAAATGGTCTTTGCTTTCACCATGTGGCTGGTAATGTAAACACGGTTTGAAAAAACGGGAGATACAGTAATGAATCGGTAGGTGATTCATTACTGTATCAACAAGAGAAGGGTTAAAATAAGCATATCTTTTTGAATACAAAATCATAACGATACAGTAATGTATCACAGGGTAAGTATGAAAAAGGAAAAACACTTATTTTTGGCGGATTTTTGAGTTGGCACACTTTGTGCTTATACAATGGTATGAAATCATTAAATTATTATAAAAAATAACAGGAGGAAATGAAATGGCAAATTTAGATGCGATAACAAAAGCTGTAGGGGAACTTGACGAAGAAAATGTACTAAACCTGCTTAACACGTTTATCAGCTCGAATCCAACAGAAGAAGATGCCCAAAAGGTAGTGGCTGCTTGTCAGAATGGGATGGCTGTCGTCGGAGATTTATTTGAAAAAGGTGAATACTTTGTTGGTGATTTGATTTTTGCAGGAGAACTCCTAACCGGTGCCATAGAGATGCTAAAACCTATTCTCGGTTCCCAAAACGAAAATAATGCCGGGACGATCATCTTAGGAACTGTTTCCGGTGACTTACACGATATCGGTAAAAATATTTTCAGGAGCATGGCCGAAGCCGCCGGTTTTAAAGTAGTCGACTTGGGAATCGATCAACCTGCCAGCGAATTTGTTAATCAAGTTAAAGAACACCATCCTGTGATTGTGGGTATGAGCGGTGTACTGACCCTGGCCCTCGATGCCATGAAGAATACAGTCGATGCCTTAAAAGAAGCAGGACTGAGAGACAGTGTGAAAATTATTATCGGAGGAAACCCGGTGACCAAAGAGGCGTGTGAACAAATCGGGGCGGATGCTTTTACCACCAATGCTGCTGAAGGTGTGAAGATCTGTCAAGGTTGGTTAAACTAACAAGGGCTAAAGCTCTTTTCCAAACGAGAGGAGGTTCGGATCAGAGATAAAATTAATGCAGCAAAATGAGTAAAAAATTCAGAACTAAAAAAAGACTAGGTATATTTATAGGGGAGGATTTATATGAAATTAGCCGGTCAAGATATTATCGGTTCTGACGAAAAACTGAGCATTAAGCAATCATTATTTTTTGGTTTTCAGTCGGTATTGGCATGCAATTTGTTTTTAGGTCCTATTGTTATTATCGGTATTATGCAAATGAATGTCAGTGCGGCAGCCGCCCTTATTGCAAGCACCTTTTTAGCATGTGGGATTGCAACGATTATTCAATCAGGTTTATTTCTTAGATATCAGGTTATTCAAGGAATGTCCTTTGCTATCTTTGGCGCCGTCATTTCAATTGCTGTCAAAGCAGACTTTGCAACGGTGTTCGGAGGCATCATAGCAGCCTCAGTTATCCTTATGCTTCTCGGGTTAACAAAAACTTTTAGTATAATTGTAAATAAACTTATTCCGGGACTTGTTGCCGGAACGGTTATTACAATTATTGGGATTGCTTTAATGCCTATTACCTGGAATTCAATTATCGGCTTACCTGGGACGCCGGGTATAAACTTTTTGGAAGCAGGCGTAACGTTTATAGCAATGATAGTTTTCATGAGATTTGGACAGATTAAAAATAAAATCGGAAGAATACTTTCCATTGGATCTGTTATTTATGCTATCGTGTTAGGGACTGTTGTCGCCGCTTTCTTTGGGCATGTCGACTTGTCGCCTGTTGCTTCGGCTCCCTGGTTTGCAATTCCTCAGTTCTTACCATTCGGTCCTCCCAAGTTTGACATCAGTGCCATGATCACCATGACCTTCATCTTGTTAATTGTTATGGTTGAATCAGTCGGGACTTGGTTTACCATCTCAGAAATGTCGGGAGAAAAGATGGACAAGAAACGGCTAGACAGAGGCGTAATCGGCGAAGGACTTGGCTGTTTAATCGGTACATTTATCGGAGGGCTGCCTACCACCAGTTATGCTTCCAATTCAGGAGTCTTGATCGTAACCAAAGTATTTAGCCGCTATGCTGCGATTGGAGGCGGTATCATCGCGATTGCCATGGCTCTTTGTCCGAAGCTGATGTATCTCATCGCGATCGTTCCCAGTTCGGTTATCTGGGGAGTCTATGGTGTCATCTGTGTTATGGTTGTCACCAGCGGATTAGCCAGTATCCGAAGTTATCCGTTTACCGAACGTAATACGCTCGTGATCGGTACCTCCATTCTGGTTACCATTGGCGTCAGTGTTCTTCCTCCCGCACTAGTCCAGAGTATGCCCTCTCTTCTCAGCTATTTATTCGGCTCGGCAATCTGTATTGGTGCTTTAACCGCGATCATCATGAATTTAATTTTGCCGGAAAAAGCATCGGATAAAGCAATACCCAGTCGTTCTGGTGAAGCTGCGGAAATGATGGCTAAATAAAGATTAAATAATTTTATACCTTTGACTTCTTTATTGCTAAAGGTGAATGTGGAAAAACAGTTATGTTTTTTCACATTCACCTATGTGTTAAATCAAATAATTGTGGGCTAAATAGGCAATTGCGAAATAA is a genomic window containing:
- a CDS encoding uracil-xanthine permease family protein — encoded protein: MKLAGQDIIGSDEKLSIKQSLFFGFQSVLACNLFLGPIVIIGIMQMNVSAAAALIASTFLACGIATIIQSGLFLRYQVIQGMSFAIFGAVISIAVKADFATVFGGIIAASVILMLLGLTKTFSIIVNKLIPGLVAGTVITIIGIALMPITWNSIIGLPGTPGINFLEAGVTFIAMIVFMRFGQIKNKIGRILSIGSVIYAIVLGTVVAAFFGHVDLSPVASAPWFAIPQFLPFGPPKFDISAMITMTFILLIVMVESVGTWFTISEMSGEKMDKKRLDRGVIGEGLGCLIGTFIGGLPTTSYASNSGVLIVTKVFSRYAAIGGGIIAIAMALCPKLMYLIAIVPSSVIWGVYGVICVMVVTSGLASIRSYPFTERNTLVIGTSILVTIGVSVLPPALVQSMPSLLSYLFGSAICIGALTAIIMNLILPEKASDKAIPSRSGEAAEMMAK
- a CDS encoding cobalamin B12-binding domain-containing protein produces the protein MANLDAITKAVGELDEENVLNLLNTFISSNPTEEDAQKVVAACQNGMAVVGDLFEKGEYFVGDLIFAGELLTGAIEMLKPILGSQNENNAGTIILGTVSGDLHDIGKNIFRSMAEAAGFKVVDLGIDQPASEFVNQVKEHHPVIVGMSGVLTLALDAMKNTVDALKEAGLRDSVKIIIGGNPVTKEACEQIGADAFTTNAAEGVKICQGWLN